AGTTCACACTTGAGCAAGCGCTTGAATTCATTCAAGATGATGAATTGGTTGAAGTAACACCTAAGGCGATCCGTCTACGTAAGCGCTATTTGACTGAAAGTGAGCGTAAGCGTCACGGCCGTGGTAAAAAAGGTGCTTAATATTGAGCCATGAATTACTGAGTAATTTATTGGATTGATATTTTATTAAGCATTTGATGCCATTATTATTTAATAATGGGCATCAAGATAACTAAAAAATTAGCAGTATAGAGTGAACTGAATATGGTTCATTTTATGCTGCTTTTTTTTGTTGTAATTTCCATAGAATATAGACAGAATAACTGACAGTAGTAGTGTTTCTTACTATTACTCTTAAGGCTCAAGATTGGGTCGACTGTTGAGATACTTATTCGATTATAGATTGGTATTTTGAGGAGAAAATAATGAGTATGGTTTCTGAGTTTAAAGAATTCGCTTTAAAAGGTAATGTGATGGACTTAGCGGTCGGTGTCATTATCGGTGGGGCATTTGCTACTATCACAACGTCCTTAGTTGAAGACATTATTATGCCAATAGTGGCCTTCATAGCAGGTGGCGAAATCAATTTCAAAAACATGTTCTTAGTGTTGGGTGATGCGCCTGAAGGTGTTGCCATGACCTATGATGCCCTCAAAGCAGCTGGCGTTCCTGTATTAGCCTATGGCAGTTTCATTACTGTACTGATTAATTTCTTAATTTTAGCATTCATTATTTTTATGATGGTTAGAATGGTTAATAAAATGCGTCGTAAAGAAGAAGTGCAAGAGTTGGTAAAACAACCTTCAGAAGAGGTGCAATTGCTTCGTGAAATTAGTGCTAAGTTAAGTAACACCACTGTTTCAAAATAAAATATGGTGATTTGATTAAAAAAAAGGCTAACACGACGTTAGCCTTTTTTATGGATAATTTATAAATGCATTGTCTTTAATACAGATATATCATTTAACCAGCTGTTAATATAAAGACTATGGCGTAACTACGACATAATCGTTGGTATTAATCAAAATCTCAGATGGTTGGTCAACGACAATACGGACAACATTATCATTCGTCACTTGTGATTTGTAATAATTGTCTTCAGCCACAGTACAACCTAAACAA
This region of Psychrobacter sp. JCM 18902 genomic DNA includes:
- the mscL gene encoding large conductance mechanosensitive channel protein MscL; translation: MSMVSEFKEFALKGNVMDLAVGVIIGGAFATITTSLVEDIIMPIVAFIAGGEINFKNMFLVLGDAPEGVAMTYDALKAAGVPVLAYGSFITVLINFLILAFIIFMMVRMVNKMRRKEEVQELVKQPSEEVQLLREISAKLSNTTVSK